A region of the Octopus bimaculoides isolate UCB-OBI-ISO-001 chromosome 30, ASM119413v2, whole genome shotgun sequence genome:
tgtcacactttgtgtcacgctgaatctcccctgagaactacgttaagagtacacgtgtctgtggagtgctcagccacttgcacgttaatttcacaagcaggctgttccgttggttggatcaactggaaccctcgacgtcgtaagcgatggagtgccaacaatctcCCTCCAGATGAAGTACATTTTTGGTGATCTACCATNNNNNNNNNNtatatatatatatatatatatatccattatatctatgggcttctttaagtttctgtctatcaaatcctctgataaagctttggtcgactcggGGCTACATTAGAGGacatttgtctaaggtgccagtgtaaaattttaggtccaataaggtaAATCCATTCTGCCAACTGAAATCGTATTAGAATCAATGTAAATGTTTTTTGCTCCGTGGGTTTTAAACTATGTTAAATCATTTTGAATGTCCTTTATTTTGAAGTTCCTGAATTCATCTGACGAAAACGGCttctttacaatgatgtaatgctttcattaatcaattaaggGAGTCGTTAGAAAAGGCCgtaatggattgacacctgtaTCTCTGTCACtcgtttatattttatacacctGTCTCAGAATCTGCCTTCGTAAATATTATGGACAGAGTAATTTgatataaagtacatgtctgaataggCCAAGGGCGGATTTCTCCACGCAGTTGGGTCTCATTGTCTACATACACTGCAGGAATATCGTTCGGCCGGTATTTACCTACTTAGCATTAGAGAAATGCAATTGCACATTCCTAAAAGCAAGCTAGCTTATCAGATTAACGGAACATCGTTGTCACAGCAACAGTTGAACCGTTAATGTAACTATGGTGTCCGGTGGTGACCTGATGAGCAGCACAGAAGTTATCAGTGACCAGATCGCAGTTTCGAATCACTAGAAAtctgacaccgttgtttacaaacaatacatGTTTCGGCGAAGTTTGTGCCTTTCTAAAATGGCTTACTTGTGTCTTCTACGCTGCAGTTGTATACCTAAACtgctttctatctatatatatacgtatgcgaaTGCATAAAACTTATCTGGTGTTTGTCTACCTAATCTCTCACAACAATACCGTCTCCTACGCATCTATTAAACgtttcagtttctctttttctACTCCCGCTCCAACGATTCTAGCTGTCTTTCTCTGTACTCTCCCTCCAAGCAtctacttatctctctttctaattCCCCTCTAacgtctctctctatatttcttttctactccccttcaaatgtctctctctctctctctctgtaccgcCCTACTCATCCCCCCCAACGCCTCTGTCTGTGTTCCTCTCCGCTCGCCCTCCAGCATAtgtctcgctttctttctcctccccttcattgcatctatttatctctttctatttctccctctcttcttcttctctattccCCCTACAGCGTCTCCCTTTATCTGTTTTCCTCACAACTCCCCCTTCAACGCCTCGATcaatctctcttcctttctactCCCACCTTACACCTCTAtgtatttctccccccccctttaaagtctctatctatctatctatctatctgttctcCCCCAAcgtatttatctacctgtctccCTATCTCGCCACTTTCATCTCCAAACTCGCACCGTCTCTCTTTCACAACGAAACTCCCTTCTGTCAAAACTATTCACAAACTTTTCAGAGCGGAGAGAGCTGGAAGCGAACCCGAAAAGTATGTCAGTTTGTTATTGCTTttcttgtgattttttttattgctattgttattaacCTACAGGTCAGGTGAGCGCTGACAGAGCAGCCCTTTCGTTAGTTACACCTCCAGATCTCGTCCCGTTCCatttaacaatgacaacaatggtccctataggcacaaggcctgataccCTGGGAGAGGgcactggtcgattacatcaacacttAATTCATCGATACCCAAACGATGAACTATGCTTGCCATGCAACCTTTATAAACTCAAAACTACGTTGTATAAATGTAACCTTTATTTGAAGACAACTGGGTCGTgatctgagggaaatttggctgctatttctaccagatctagCGATCatgactcatatacatacatacatgcatgcacatatccatatacacatacatataaacacatacacatatataaatatgtatgcataaatgtatacacacatacatgcatacatacttatatacatacatacatacatacatacttatgcatagatgtaagcatatacatatatatgtacatacatatatgaataaatacattatatatatatatatatatatatatatatatatatatatatatatatatatatatatatatatatatatatatatatatatatatatatatacacacacacacacacacacaaacatatatgcacacaaatacatatatagatacatacgcatgtatgtatgcataagacaGTAGGGCATGATTtggtggagatttggctgctatttttagcaagcctAGCTATTGTGTAGAGGTCTCACCTTGATCAACCAACGGCCCGATCGAGaatattccaactgtgaccaatCCCATCAGGtatgtgtccttcctttcttctgACCATACACTGTGAGCTGAGgtcgatttggctgctatttctagcagaagaAGGAGCTACCACAAATAACTTTCCTCTCGTTGTTGCAttttggtgatgacgatgatgataatgatgatgtttaacCGAAGGTCAATCCTGATCCAGCGTACCTATCTCCAGCAATCAACGGCATTACAGCCGTGACCAGCCTTGTTTATTCGTCCGTCAGTTATTTAAAGCAATGGTCCTCGTCCGGGGTCCTCACGACCCTTAAGAGTCCACATACGATTTCGTTGATAAAATCTATCTTCTACGACACACAAAATGTTTCaacaattattttaatacaattcctaatattacaaaaatataattttgaaatatcaaatgGCTAGGAGGGTTCACCTGACTAAAACAGGAACCGAAGGGTTCATAGAGAGAcacaaatggttgagaaccactggttaaAAGGGTAAGATGTGATTAGAGGGAGATTtcactgctctttctagcatgcCATGAGGTTACATAAGGATTCCATGGGTGGTCAGGGCAGACGTTATCGACGCAGTGGTATTGCAGTAGAGCTGCAGCAGTATTGCAGTGTTGTCTCAATGGTACTGCTGTTGCTATAATCAACAAGTTTGACATTTGCAtgctggaaattaaaaaaaaaaaacagaagactaTTGTCCCTTCAGACCTTTgttcaaaaatttcaggccttgtgcctatagtagaaaggattattattattattattctttcggTCCTGCTACAAAGCCTTTAAACTGAATATTGGATTGGATTCGTCTCAAATTTCGATATAAGTTCAGCAAGGCAAAAAAAACcaacctcagtggagtttgaactcagaacgtaaagacacgaaatgccgccaagcatttttgcCCTGTGTGCAACCGATGCTGCCTTCGTTGAAATGAATGTCAAATGTAAACTGctacattcatgcctttccccaCAGTCCCCCAGGGTAGATGTGTGCATTTAACCAGAAGCTGCATGAAATCGAAACTGGTTCCAAAGTTTTAAAAACTGAACATTTACAATTACCGAAAAAAATGAGAAGGTTGATGCATGGATGGCTATACGTGATATAGTTgtcttatacatgtgtatgtatataacttttaaAGATTTTCGTCGGTTTGGAGTTTCGGATGTTGACACTCGTGATGTTAATGCATGACCcaatatatgtgcgtttatatatgtacacgcatgcacacacgggcacacgaacacacacacatgtgtacgtatacatacacatatatatatgcgtgtatatcatcatcatcatcatcatcatttaacatccgttttgcCAGggtggtatgggttggacggctttGGCAGGCGCTGGCaaggcagaagactgcatcacGCTTCACTATCTGTTGTGGCagggtttctacggctggatgcccttcctttaaTGCCAATCCACCTAAAAGTGAAGACTGGGTGGATGTTTTCtacgtggcaccaacactggtggGGGTCAGTAAGTGACTTTagagacaaagatcctttgagaggcgAGGGGCAATGGGAGgaggtggccttgtgccaggtggtgagaggttagagtgtgacgaagggacagaaacaggtgtgttgctgcTGAGGAAATACCTGGGTACCccagtcagagggagagagagcgagagaaagagggagttaTCAAGAATGAGAgcaagggtgagagagagagagagagagagagagagagatgtgcctgGGTGTAGGGACTTCACATGAGTGCAAAGAGTgtgcagtgactggtgaaacgTGGATATGTAGAGGAGGGGGGTGACAAGGGGATAGTACGATCTTCCGCCCTGGCGATGAGTCTTAAGCAGATCTGCTTTGATGCCGGTGACCTCTGCTGCCCCACGGGACCTCGATGATAGAGACAAAGTTACCATTTGACCTGGGGCTGTAGGGCAAggtacttgtccaagatgccactcTGGAGGATTGAACTGGAAACGATAGGATTTCAGGCTGGAATTGCAAAGTGACCTTCTAAAACTCAGCTAGAAATTACAAGGTTTAGGGCAAGGGAAAAACCAatctgttctctttctttctttccctctttctcttctctctcttacacacacacacaaacactttcactgtctctctctcacaaacactttcactctatctatctctgtgtgcctctctctctctccctctccctcaccaCTATTCCTTTCTTCCGATCCAGATCTCAATGGTGAAAATCGCAGTAATCGGTGCCGGTGTGGTGGGCTTATCTACAGCTCTTCAAGTCAAACAGAACTTTCCGTTCTGTTCCGTGACTGTGGTAGCTGACAAATTCAACACAGAGACGACCAGTGATGGCGCCGGTGGTCTCTTCCGACCGAATATGGTCACATTGTCTGCAAATCCTTTTGAAAGCCTCAAGTAAGTAACAAGAAGACAGAGACAGTTCCATTCCAGTTTTAACTTTTTAATCCTTCAGCCTCCagattttgaattaatcatgctttatgtTGGCACTTCAAGATTTTCATAATGCGATAGCTtcttttttgaatgacattgccggtcaggtgtgagaggttggatctggccagctTGAGCATAATACATGCAAAATATTTGGCAgctttcagatttctctgtcgTATGTATCATGcttaatttattcacattcttttgaattaatcaagtattattatctcatagcttttcCATTGACCTGGTTcttaatttgtttaaataattgtCTAGAATAGATACGCGAGGTCAGACCCGGCCAGTTTGATCATAGGGCAAGGGGAATATCTGGGCCAAATATAGCTGGTTTAAGTGCTAAAAGACTAACCCTTTAGCTCCAAGATTGCTCTGCAAaatgtaatctttatttattcatattattctgaattaatcctgcattatctttcagctttgagatttcagtgatgtgagtgtttattttcaGAACATGAGAGGCCTGACTTGGccaatttgaacacaaaacaggtataATATTTCAGTCGGctgtggctggtttgaatgctaaaagattaacccattaatatttatatcactCTTTCACATGTAGcacttatttatccacattgttctgaattaatcatgcattatcttggagCTTCTAAGAGGTGATGGCTTATTTtaagaacgacattgtagggtagtttattttgagaatgacattgtggaGGGGGAATACATGAGCCAAACAATCTGGGAAGCAGGCTTTATCGGCCTGTGGCCCAGGAAGGACTTTTGATTCCTTTTTGATATTCTtacctacttgtctgtctgtctgtccctttaTATATTTCTGCTTGCTGGCCTGTCTACCTCCACTCCcttcaacaccaccactgccactactactactactgctattgttctgtctttctgttttctctctttagaCAATGGTGCCAAGATACATTTAGACATTTCAACAATCTCTTCAGTTCTCCGGAAGCCAGTGATTGTGGCATAGCACTGATGTCTGGTTTTCTGTTGAGCAACAAAGAGGAGGTGAGTTCAATCCTCATGAAAGGAGGTCGGGTGGGAAGATGGTGGTGTGACGTGGGGGGGTATCTTATTCTTTGGTTTGTTCCGAGGAGAGGGTCTGGGCTCACTGTTTTTATTATTCCAtgtggatttatgtgtgtgtgtgtgtgtgtttgtgcacgcatgcatgtatgtgtttgtgtgtgtatgcatgcgtgtgtgtatgtgtgtgtgcgtgcatgtgtgtgtgtttcgtctAGCAGTAATGTTAGCacactaggcgaaatgcttagcggtattttgtctgtctctatgttctgagttcaaattccaccaaggtcggctttgcctttcatcctttcggagtttatgaatttagtaccagttgcatactggggtcgatctaatcgactggcccccctcccccaaaatttcgggccttgtgcccagagcagaaaagaatatttgtaaaagTTATTACAAGAAGATAACAATTGTTTACATtaaaactgtaattttttttacatttaacaaaTAATTTCTTCAACTGCAATATCctacattcttttttattttttttaaaaacataacaataatattaatatttcttgttaTAACTTCTGTTTTTTCCTGACCGACCTGTGTCTGGTACTACACCCTTACAATATACAGCTTGACATGATTCAAGACATCAGCTTTGGTGAGACCAAGATGACTCCGGAGCAAATAGCCAATATGGGTTTCAACTACAAGTGAGATCAATCCCCTTTCTATGTTTAacatactttgttttctttttctttcttatattctccATCATACTTTCTACCattatttcatatctatttatatctctctctctctgtctgtctatctatgtatctttctattttctatctatctatctatgtacctacctatccatccatccatccatgtatgtatgtgtatgtgtgtcactctgtgtgtatatgtatgtgcttgtgtgtgtgtatctatgtatatctgtctgtgtgtctgctttttccatctttcctcttcctcccctaACGTCTTCTATTCTTCCATTCACAGACACGTGACCAAAATGTTGACTTACACAATGGAATGCCGCAAATATCTGCCATGGTTAACTTCAAAGTAAGTCATTTGATCCTTGCAAACCAGCTCTTAATATCCAAATCCCCGGCCTTCACTTCTAACAACCACAGTATTTCCTGAACCAGCTTCTTATCACCCACTTTTTGTGTCCAACCAACCAAACCCTgacctttatatctatctatctgcccatCCATCTGTTCGTCCATTTGACTGTCTGTCCATCTGCCCATCCATTTGTCCATCCGTCCATCCCATTCATCCCTCTGACCATTCGTCTGTCTGTCCAttcagattttattcaacatattctgctctcagattcacacactaattgtatcagtccttcagttttactaagccctgtaaaaaaaagctcagaaggttgggcctctaaccaggcttTTCCTAATACCCTTAAAGCCGGGAACCTTTCAGCATCCCCCTTATTTACTGTTGTTTCTTCTGGTCATATTATTCTGCATTCTCTCAAAAACGTTCACCATTCTAAAAGAAACGACCCCATTTTTTGCCTTAACCACATCGTGACATTGACCTCCTCCCATTTAGGGTGTTACAAAATAAGATACAAATTCTCGAGAGGTAAAAACATCATCGTCACTCAATAATATTGTTTGCTGGGAGAAATGTTGTGAAACATGAGATTTTGTTGACAAATTCTGTCTGTTTAAATTACTTCATTGTGATTTTTTTCATGTTGGTCATTAAATAAACAATCCTACTTAAAAAATGCTTTCGGAAAACCTTTTATCAGTCTTCTCTTTTTTAATATCAgtcttctcttttttaaaaaaatgcagatATACTTTATCGTTGTCCATATGGTGAATTTTCCACACACATCCCACATCCCCAGCCCTTTCTTACCAAAAGTCCCTTGCATCTCTAGACTTCTTGCTCTCTCCAGCCGGTTGTAAGAAATTTTCTAGTAAACATTTTTACTGTAGGAATTTCCTATCAGAAATTCTTCACAttgagaatgaaataataatgaattaatacCCCCCCCCNNNNNNNNNNNNNNNNNNNNNNNNNNNNNNNNNNNNNNNNNNNNNNNNNNNNNNNNNNNNNNNNNNNNNNNNNNNNNNNNNNNNNNNNNNNNNNNNNNNNNNNNtatatatagatatatatatatatatatacacacatacatacacgcatgtgtacacactcacacatatattatacattattttattccaGGTTCCTGTCACTGGGAGGCAATGTGCACCATCATAGATTGAAGAGTTTGGAAGAGGTGAGTGTCTTGTGCCCTTGGATAGGAAGCCTATCTTATCTGACACTAAAATTTTACACAGACTCCATTGAAGAATGTTAATCTACAAGTCTAGAGGTCTTTTGTTCCAATCCAACCCCAGGCACTGAGCTCTGTCGATAACCAAAGACATTTACTTGAACATTTTCTGGCTCTTTCCACCTTACTATGAATAAGACCCAGGAGGAGGTGATATTGACTGAATCAGCTGTTTtcctttcttagttcaaattccagcaacgtcaactttgcctttcctcctttcgggggtTCATAAAACAAGTATCGGTTGAATACTTGCGGGGATGGGGTCGATGCAGTTGACTAAGTtcctcccttgaaattactggcttcCTCCCAGAATTTGAAACCCCCATTTTTTGAAACACTGTTACTATGatatctattttctcttttacatcAATCATCCGAAATTTCTGCCGTGCAATCTCTGATGCCTCACAACACGGccattaccaccaacaacaacaacgccattaACATCGCACAAGCTCGTGGGAGTCTACGATGTGGTTGTCAACTGTTCGGGCCTTGGAGCAAAGGACCTTGTGTCTGATCCCTTAGTGTACCCTGTGAAAGGCCAGCTGATCCAAGTAAGCCTGCTCTCCCAATTCTTCtcctaattttttgtttttgtcttccatacatatagcacacacacacacacaagactgtAGATTGTGATTTgtggagggagatttggctgctatttctagcatatctagCTACCacgtagaggtctccctcattggctcatacatacatatatacatagataagagagtggggtttgatttgagggagatttggttgctatttcgagCATGCTGATGTGATACCCAGAAGTCATCTTGGTATTTGTTTGTGCTGTTCTGTTGGCTGTTATTATGCAATTGTCCCAGGAAGGGTTGAATAAAAACAGATAGAGGGATGAAGAGGgagggctggtggtggtggtgattatataagcagtgtgtgtgtgtgtgtgtgtgtgtgtgtgtgtgtgaagtgatgACATAGTGGTatttgaagtggtggtggtggtgttgggggtgTTGGTTTTTTAGCAGCTGTTGACCTTTGATGACCTTTCACTGTTGTCTcttaattacaaaaacaacaaacagaaggaaaaaaacaaacacacaaacaaacaaagagtaaaaagaaagaaacaaaactacaATTGATAACAAGATTTGGGAATTGTGTCAGCTGTNNNNNNNNNNNNNNNNNNNNNNNNNNNNNNNNNNNNNNNNNNNNNNNNNNNNNNNNNNNNNNNNNNNNNNNNNNNNNNNNNNNNNNNNNNNNNNNNNNNNNNNNNNNNNNNNNNNNNNNNNNNNNNNNNNNNNNNNNNNNNNNNNNNNNNNNNNNNNNNNNNNNNNNNNNNNNNNNNNNNNNNNNNNNNNNNNNNNNNNNNNNNNNNNNNNNNNNNNNNNNNNNNNNNNNNNNNNNNNNNNNNNNNNNNNNNNNNNNNNNNNNNNNNNNNNNNNNNNNNNNNNNNNNNNNNNNNNNNNNNNNNNNNNNNNNNNNNNNNNNNNNNNNNNNNNNNNNNNNNNNNNNNNNNNNNNNNNNNNNNNNNNNNNNNNNNNNNNNNNNNNNNNNNNNNNNNNNNNNNNNNNNNNNNNNNNNNNNNNNNNNNNNNNNNNNNNNNNNNNNNNNNNNNNNNNNNNNNNNNNNNNNNNNNNNNNNNNNNNNNNNNNNNNNNNNNNNNNNNNNNNNN
Encoded here:
- the LOC106875553 gene encoding D-aspartate oxidase isoform X2 — protein: MVKIAVIGAGVVGLSTALQVKQNFPFCSVTVVADKFNTETTSDGAGGLFRPNMVTLSANPFESLKQWCQDTFRHFNNLFSSPEASDCGIALMSGFLLSNKEELDMIQDISFGETKMTPEQIANMGFNYKHVTKMLTYTMECRKYLPWLTSKFLSLGGNVHHHRLKSLEELVGVYDVVVNCSGLGAKDLVSDPLVYPVKGQLIQVEAPWVKHFYYFDDDTYVIPNINRTSLGGVRIKNNYSTEVDPEISKSIWQRCTSRIPSLQKAKVLWEWAGLRPHRDPIRLEQDIMNFPKGTLKVVHNYGHGANGVSLSWGTAKHATRLVRQFLENDPELRSKL
- the LOC106875553 gene encoding D-aspartate oxidase isoform X1; this encodes MSRFLSPPLHCIYLSLSISPSLLLLYSPYSVSLYLFSSQLPLQRLDQSLFLSTPTLHLYVFLPPPLKSLSIYLSICSPPTYLSTCLPISPLSSPNSHRLSFTTKLPSVKTIHKLFRAERAGSEPEKQWCQDTFRHFNNLFSSPEASDCGIALMSGFLLSNKEELDMIQDISFGETKMTPEQIANMGFNYKHVTKMLTYTMECRKYLPWLTSKFLSLGGNVHHHRLKSLEELVGVYDVVVNCSGLGAKDLVSDPLVYPVKGQLIQVEAPWVKHFYYFDDDTYVIPNINRTSLGGVRIKNNYSTEVDPEISKSIWQRCTSRIPSLQKAKVLWEWAGLRPHRDPIRLEQDIMNFPKGTLKVVHNYGHGANGVSLSWGTAKHATRLVRQFLENDPELRSKL